In Lactuca sativa cultivar Salinas chromosome 5, Lsat_Salinas_v11, whole genome shotgun sequence, the DNA window AAAACAGTCTCATATGAGATTTTGTAAGTAACCATGGCTATCTTCCTTCTTGCAGGTTAGTGGTGTTTCTGTATCAGAGATCTCAAGACACCAATTCTTGCTTTATAACAAAGATGCCACGAAACACTTGTTTGAAGTATCTGCAGGGCTTGATTCTCTTGTTCTAGGAGAGGGTCAAATTCTCTCTCAGGTAAAGCATGTTGTAAAGGTTGGACAAGGTGTTCCCGGGTTTGATAGGAAGATCAGTGGGCTGTTCAAGCATGCAATCATAGTAGGGAAACGGGTCAGAACCGAGACCAAAATATCATCTGGATCAGTATCCGTTAGTTCAGCTGCTGTAGAACTTGCCCAAATGAAGATTCCAGAATCTTGTTATGATTCTGTGAAAGTATTGGTAGTTGGAGCAGGTAAAATGGGTAAACTTGTAATTAAACATTTGGTCGCGAAAGGGTGCACAAAAATGGTGGTGGTCAATAGAACAGAGGATAAAGTCTCTGCTATACGTGAAGAGTGCAAGAATATTGACATTATTTATCGACCCTTTTCGGAATTAATCTCTTCTGCTTCAGAATCTGATGTTATTTTCACCTGCACGGCTTCTGAAACACCTTTATTCTtgaaagaacaagtcaagaatctTCCCCTTTTGAGTTCACAAAGAATGTTCATAGACATATCAGTTCCAAGAAACGTGGAATCTTGTGTCTCAGATCTTGAAACAGCCTGTGTCTACAATGTTGATGATCTGAAAGAAGTGGTGGAAGCTAACAAAGAAGATCGGGCACGTAAGGCATTAGAAGCCCAATCGATCATATCACAAGAAGTTCAAGAATTTGAATCTTGGAAAGATTCTTTAGAAACAGTGCCAACACTCAAGAAACTAAGGGCGTATGCTGAAAGAATCAGGGACAGTGAGTTTGAAAAATGCATGGAGAAAATGGGAGATTTAACAAAGAAACAAAAGGGGGCAGTTTATGGTTTGAGTAAAGGTATAGTAAACAAGCTTCTTGAGGGCCCAATGCAACATTTAAGAAGTGATGAAAATGAAGGGAGATGTTTAGATGAGATACTTGAGAATATGCATGCTTTAAACAGGATCTTTGGACTTGAGACTGAAATTTCTATCTTAGAAGAAAAGATTCGGTCAAAGATGGAGAAGGCTAAAAACTAACTCTGGTTTGGTTTAGTAACCATTCTTTGGTTCAAATATATGAGTTTGTATAAAGTTGTGGGCTATTGGGGGTTAGTTGGGCAAGTCTGTAACTTTGGTTTTGGGTGTTACGGTGTTTGCGGATGTGAGTGCCACTTTGAAGCCTAAGGGAACAATTGGGAAAAGAGGGTAATGGTTTTTTCATTGAggatttttgttattattaattgTTATAAGTTCATATTTCATGTATCACATACTAATTTACACAATAATAAAGATGACATGCCCAATTTGGGCTTGTTGAGAGTTTAACCTTATAATTGTCGTGCTCTCATTAATTATGAACCTGTTAGCTAGTTGCTTGGTTTGTACTGCATCAAGAATGTCTCAACTTGTGATGGTTGATGGTGTAAGTTTGTTTGTGCTACAGCAAGTACTTTGGTGCTTATGGATATTTGTTTAAGTTAAATTTTATATTGTCattatcaaggttctaaatggcgtgaggcgtggcgtggcggcaaggccaaaccttaagcttaacgagccatgacgtttttcaaggcgtgatgtaaggcggcgattttgtattaatttaaaaattatattaccacataaatataaatttatattaaatataactactttttagaagtgttagatcaataactaataacaaaaagttaacaaaaaccacagtacatgtatctccgattagaaaagacataacaaagagcaaaaattGTGTCTCAAACAAAAAAACACACGCCATAACGTGTCATGGCGCGTCATATCACATCTTGCCACACGCTAcgcctaacaacaacgttatgaagcttttcgtaacgacgaagtcacgcctcacgccatggcacacgccttttagaacactggtcATTATGATAGAATACAACACTAGACACTCAACAGATgcgaaaagtttttttttttttttttttttttttttttttttttttatagctAGTTATTATTTGTTTGACTATTTATCATACTCAAAGGCTCACAACCATTAAAGAATAAGTTCTTATGttctttttgatgttttttttattaatcacTTAATATATAATAGGGATGACCATTTACAAGATGATACAAAACCGACATGAAAATAAATAGGTTTGGGGCGAGTTTGATTGTTTGATAGATTGACATGTATAATCCTTGTAATAAATGAGTTGTGTTGGAGTTAATAAACATGTTTGCTTGTTGACCCAACTTGTTTAAGTATATTAagttaagaaaatatatttttcatttttatatacgCTGCTCTAAATCTTTGTAACCCTAAAGGTAATCTCTTTAAAACGACCCAAAAGTTTAGTACCAcactttttaattaattttataaggaAGTGATTCACAATATCTTTTTTTTCTATACataattatttatgttttatagagttgatataatatgatattttaaaacataaattattgTATACAGGAAAAAACTATTATGTACGAATCAACTTGCATTTTATAGAGCGATAAATAAACAAACACAAATAGCTATACAACAAAGCAAATACAGAGACGTTGATGACTCATCATCCTCACCGGTTCACCATATTTCTTATCTTTATATATAACTTTCAATCGCTGCTGATTAATTCCCCAAAGTTTGCTTGATCTTAACATACATGGActgctaaaccctaattttctttGATCCATGATTCTTGATATGTAAAGAAAATATTCCTTCCAGTTTTCCCTTTGTTTGATCCATAATTGCATGTATGAAGTTTTGATTTCATAATGTTCAACTTCTAGTGACAACATATGTTTGCATTCCTTTTCTTGTGACATTCTTAAGTTTGAAAAAAGTACGTAATTCTCGTTTCGCTCAATCAGTATTTTCTTCTTTTATCACGACCGACAACAATTTTCATGTTCATACGATTTCAATTTCATTGTTCCTTTCTCATCAGAAGTTGTATTAAATGGCGTTGCAATTCAAATTGTTCACATCAAATTTGAGCGCACTTATTGGAGAATTTTGGATTACGTCTCCTTGACATACATTCATCATTTGGACCTGAAAGTATGGATTTGAAAACCCTTAGAGATGAATTTGATCAAGTTGCCAAGAAACAGGAACTATCCACGACTAGATACACCAACTGATCGATATGGTTGAAGATGAGATTAAACAAGCAATAATCGACCTTCAATCAGGCGGCGATATCGATCATAAACCAGTGATCAAACACGTGACAGAAAAGGTCGATGCATATCAGCACATAGGCTTCAAGAATAGTTAAAGATGTTAATAAAGGACCTAAACGTTGACCTCGACAACTACCAAAAAATCTTGGGTAAATTCGTAGAAACAGATATATCAAAAGCATACATAAATGTGGAGTTTGACTCGCAGATAGTCAACCAAATCATTCTAAACCTACTTTACAATGAATGTATCTTTGATGTTGCAAATATTTTGTTAAAATGAGTCTCAAACCCAATATAATTTCGCTAACACTactgttggtgattttatatgtaacgcccgtagatcagggctagtcaatttagagacgataagcgtcaaaaatgactttttgatagaagattatttagaatgaataatcttaactaagttgtagtatattttacaaggattccgtacatataaagaacggcaaaatccgagttataacgaagaagttatgacttgttgaagtttcgcgacagaaccgacacaacgctgaatgacgtaaaaaatgaatttacgttagagtgatatttagccttagcgatctaaacgagaatcgaagatctcgttgttagtagcgaaacgacgaaaagttaggcaagaacggacgtcaaacgaagaagttatgaatttataacgaaattttctgtcccggcctattaaaaataaataataaaaataaaagtcaaaattagccgacggagtctaaacgaaagttgtagagcgtagtcgtacctacgcatggatataaagaacgtcgaaaacggagttcgtatgaagaagatatgaatttccgaagtttattaaataattaatatttaaatttaattattaaaacccggtattatccgaagacgagtcatcagactcatccgaagtacgccccgcgtacagcgaagcatgacgaccttcgcactcgagttcttcggatgacgcatgcagtaacGTTTCGgatgcgtacgccccgcgtactccgaagctccagcctcctataaataggatgcgagggcagccgactcctttgctatttttctctcttctctctcccgttttgcatcgttttgcgtgcccgaagtgtcccgaagccctggtatcaatcccgagtcccgaagcaagatccgaagccccgagaatcccgaagagcgtgattcccgagccgaagctctgcccgcgagaagttcaatttttgtgaagatcttccagatctgcggagatatactacttctgcaagttgtagtgttgtctgatcatcttctgatcaagtgagtgtatactacctttcataaacacgataataatacaagtatggtttgagtgtattaagtatattgttgtttatatgtgtgagtgtgtagttactttcttctaacacataaatatgaagtatttgctatgaaatacgtgctatgtgtttatatattatttgtctatttgagatgggcatggaaattggtgttttatacaggtgttaaatgatttaaactgtgtaagtatttatatctacaaaattgttgggtagaacataggtagatgaaatagttggtgactatggagttagcgcctattgtataaaccttggcgacgatgtgacttcgtgcctatttgatgaaccttggcgactatggagttagcgcttgttgagtaaaccttggcgactctggagttagcgcttgttgagtaaaccttggcgactatcgagttagcgcttgttaagtgaaccttggtgactatggagttagcgcctgatagctatggatttagtacttgataaataaactttggcaacaatggatttcgtgccaattccttaggaataaatgaatgaaggatagttggttcttagggtaaaaccttaagaagatcaTGGGGATGGGAAATTGAGTTGAttatttgatggttgaatataataattatattattgtgggttgaaaaccctatatgctcaccaggctcccaagcctgacccactcagtttttctttgcattacaggtaatggcacaagagtataagttggtggacttgacgagagattttggattatagatcagtagttataaataactgttgtaaggtctattttatattgtttatgcttttggtctgtatcggaacatgacatcccgaggttttattatttaatgaaaatacattctctttgagaaatgttttgataaatggttatcatattttattttgggaacaaattccgcaactgttttctttaaacgatcactctgatttataaaaacaaagcataaacaaattggtcttttctggccgtgaaattggggatgtcacattatatcactaatattatttaagtgtaatgagattaatttgttgatcaatgtcACTTTGACAATTATCGAACAAATTAGTATGGTGCGGAGTGCACATTTGTTTGATTTTGTCATTGTTGACAGTATATTGCTATTTAGGGGTGAAGCCCCTGAACTGACAGGGGtctgggggcagcgcccctggctTATATAAGTtatgttgctatataaaaaatGTCTCAAAAATCTGTATTTTTGTAAAAACACCCGATTTTGTGATCCATTTATAGACCAATTTAAAGTTAGTTTGGGACAGGTAATAAGACCGTTTTTGGACAGGAAGTTGTTTTCCTATAACTACTATATGACAGTTTTAAGACAGGAAGTTAGTTTCTATTATATGATCAATTTCGGATTCATTTTGGGTACAAATTTCATAACATCTTCATTCTCCATTCTAGAAAAACAGTGAGTTTCATCCAATTAGAGATTTTGAGTGTACCCTCGAaatgctttaatctgaaagtgtttcACAACTCTCACTGATCCAAGTATATCTATATCCCGATTATCTAACAAAGATTAAAACATTCTGTAATAATGGCAAGTGGTGATTTTGTGAAGGATATGACAAACAATTTTGACAAATTGAACAAGTTGAAGGACAAGATTTTCGTAGATGGCAAAAGAAGGTGCACTTTCTCCTTACCACTCTGAAAGTGGTGTATGTTCTGAGTACACCCATGCCATCTTACCAGAATCTGTTGAAGATAAACCGTTGGAGGCAACAAGAAGGAGATCAAAGtgggaaaatgatgattacatatgTCGTGGTCATATTCTTAATGGTATGTCCGAATCTTTGTTTGATATCTATCAAAATTTCGAATTTGCAAAAGAACTGTaggattctcttgaatccaagtaCATGGCTGAAGATGCTTCTATTAAGAAGTTTCTTGTCagtaactttatgggttacaTGATGATTGAATCCAGCCCTGTTATGGAAAAATTCCATGAAATGTTAAGGATCCTAGGACAGTTTGCTCAACATAATTTGAAAATGGATGAAGCCATTTATGTGACTGTGATCATTGACAAACTACCCCCCTTCCTGGAAAGATTTTAAACATAATCTGAAACATAACAAAGAGGAATTAACTTTGACCTAAATTGGAAGCCATTTATAGCTTGAAGAGTCCTTAAggactcaagaacttgataacaatccggaatttgactctacaagacctgagtctaagcattgcatcatatgacatgaggtcattagaacatgacacaTCAGTCTGTCATGATAATCAAAGTAAAGAACTTCTCTTAAGTTAAGTCTGCTTATGAAGAAGTAGGAGTCTCTAATAAGGAtcgattttgtaactcgaaggttacgattgaacgTCCAACATATGATAAAGAgcgggtgcaagattgagcaccgcctacagccaagaagtccaagagttagatactcattcgaaggaacatagaagttacggctATTACCTatgatgaagagataacatatggagtcattacACAAGCCCTGTTTTGTTATGACCCATCAAAATTTTACGGAAAAAcaggcacgacaccgggaatcgtaaaaagtgagtttgcgataaaatactttttagccttagcgatctagaCAAAAGTCATaatatacattaaaccgagaacgtgcataaaaataacgtccaaatatgacttcgtatgaagaagttatgattttctaagatttagcataacaatgcacaacccggaattcgaattttagatcgatcaatttttagccgacacaatctaaatgagaattgaagatctccttaatagaatcttaacaatataaagacagacgaaaacggacgtcggatgacaaagttatgaatttttaacagactttacctgcctaagcctgttaaaatatatctttaaaaataaattcaaaattagccgacgaattctaaaagaaagttgtagagtgcgtcgccacctacatgtggatataaaaaacgttgaaaacggagctcgtaggTGAAAGTTGCAGATTTTAGAAAAcaattagtttttggagtaatCTGCGAGTGACATGTGGGACAATCCTGACCATTGCTTCCTCCCCAtgccttgccaccagatggtgacacttgGCACTCAACTGACGAGTTGGAGGCTCAGAACTCGCCGATTTGGGCCATTTCCCAGCCAataaatagaggcgcaaatcTTCTATTTCCTCCACACCTCTcctattctttctctctcaaacatcTCTCTAAACCCCTCCTAAGCCTTAGTACTCCCCAAGTGCTAAGAGGCGAATCCCGGAGTGCTAGAAGGCTctaagaagaagagctttcggctcgaaAGTTATGCCCCCGCAGAGTCaggttcctagccaaacctcctAGTAAGTGAGTTATGTTTACTTTACTTTAAGTATAGTgtatgtttaagttcaatatcgttattatgagcatatatatatatatatatatatatatatatatatatatatatatatatatatatatatatatatatatatatatatatatatatatatatatatataagactaaaATCTAACGGTAATGATATTAGGTTTCGttaaggaaaataaaattgttagaagcgaagcgttgcccgagtttggaatcatcactttaacaagtgagtgcatagttactttcattttacacatagatatgaagtatttaatatgaattacgtgctatgtgtgcatattatctgtgtgcttgatatctatgatggatgaacaaaatatacatgttttatttgatttaaattgtatatgtattttatacctataattatgatgggtagaTAAAATATGATGTAGATGATGAAAGGTGACagatgatgagaagccttgaACCAAGTGATgacccagtcatctagcagagtatagatgacaacaacgaactattctagacagtccggtggaacactagcaggttcacaacctgtaggtgttgtgaatgatatgttcttcagatgtactctaaaaacccattgacataaCGATGAGAAGCCTTGACCCAAGCGATGAACCagtcatctagtagagtatagatgacaaccacgaactattctagacagtctagtggaacactagcaggctcgcaacctgtaggtgttgtgaatgatatgTTCTttagatgtactctaaaaacccattgacatgtattgtgggtggactccttaaaataatattgtcaataaaagagataaaccctggtagctatggacttagttcctaacAAATAACATCAGCAACTATCGGCTTAGTGTCTATTATACAAACCTCGACAACGATGAAGTTCGTGCCTATTGCCTAGGAAAATCCTTAGGAGTGAATGAGTAAATGATAAATGATTCTTAgggaagatacttaagaataaagaagataatggggatgggtttgggataattgtttgatgatgaaacataataattttattattatgggttgaaaaccctatttaCTAACCAGATttctcaacctgacccactcagtttatttgtatcacaagtgtcgatacAAAGCCacattacaccgagagattaacgaagatgtagatcattagtgtaaatgaatgtaatgtctgtttatgcttatgtttttgtaatgacgatgacatcccaatgttttgaatataaacaaaatacatttaatcggaaatgctttgataatatattaatcatgttttctgggaacaaatttcgcaacatatttctttaaaatagatactctgatattaaataagcataaataaaaattttaaaatgaccttgaatttggggatgtcacaatcttTTTCCCATAACAATGTTAAATAAACAAAATTTCAGgtgaaattaaataattaaaataaaaaaaatatccaaaatataatgatttttttttataaatttaatataTCATCACATTATCCAGAATTATAGATAGTTGTCAAAAGCAAAGGgtcgaaaaaaaaattaatttaattagacaaaactgcaaaatttGTCTCTatggtattcaaaaaactttaGATATGGTCCAAAAAGTTATCAACTTACATGGATggtccaaaatcaagaatttctTTTGGTTTTGGTCATTGGAAAACttgaaaagactattttgccatttttattttttatgtaatttttttatactttctttaataatttattaactaaaaattaaaaatgaaagaatTGGGCCCACTCCACCCCATCCTTACCGATactctctcaccctctctctctctctctctctctccatatatTGTATGAATGGATGAATGAAAGGGTGTTGATTTCTAAAGATAATCAACGTTTGAATGAACTTCTCAATTTAAGCAGATACTAAAAAGGTGTAAACTTAGGTCTTCAATTTTAACAGAGGGGAGAAATGGATGAAAGGGTGTTCGTCTTCACCAGAAAGGACAACCACCAAATTATCATTACGCCACCAAAACCATCGTCGACCACTAGTCTCCTAGAAACCTTTGATCTGAAATACCGTTGATTTTCAAGAGAAGAAAAAGAAACTATACGATCTGAAAGTGACACATAGTCGACAAAAAGATCTCCAGATCCTTAGTCGAAAACTGATGTCGCTGCCCTTCTCGTTTTTGTTTTTGCTTCAAGCTGTTGATTATGGTTTTCGTTCAAGATCTGGATTAGCAATCAGTCGTCGCCGCCTAGCAATTTGTCGCCGAAAACCCTTGCAATAAATTTTCGCCGCCATTCCAACGAACGCTAGGGTTTCAAACGGTGATGTCGTCAGATCTATATCTAACCCTAATCAAAATCCGTCTCCACAATTGAGATCCGAAGACGAGACGAGATTTGAAGGCAAGATATCGATTTCTAGATTGTATGTGTATGGTCGTGTTTGAAGGCAAGAACTTGATTTCTTTCCCCTGAATTCTGGCATTTGTGTATTAGCTATGAGATGAACACAAGATCTTAATCTTCATATTTCCCCTGATTTCTTCATCTTCATATGTTTCCCAGATCTTCATCTTGTTCAActttatatgtatgtgtatgaataaggaagagagagagagagagagagagagagagagagagagagagaatgtgtgtgtgtgtgtgaatttgGTTCAAATATTCATCAGATGGTAGTGGTGATATTCCATTTTTCTGAAAATCAGAATGATGAAGATTGGTtgtgtggagagagagagagagagagagagagagagagagataaagagagaggAATGGTGGGTGGggtgggatatatatatatatatatatatatatatatatatatatatataaaattaaaatagtGTTATAATACTTTGGTTATAGGTGTGGTTCTGGGTGTATTGACTGCATCTTTTGGTGTAACTGGTTATTCCTTACCTCAGTgaatgtcttggtagaagatat includes these proteins:
- the LOC111913285 gene encoding glutamyl-tRNA reductase 1, chloroplastic, which translates into the protein MVVVSSGFANSVILTNSDSKSMITSLISSSSSSSRSFIHCNPSSSSLAYVPSQLRIDFGVRKSISDRGSARVNPRCKVVSERTTDVESPSSVKSSSRSALEALKISAGDRYTKERSSVMVIGLTFHTAPVDIREKLSIPEAQLPQAISELCALNHIEEAAVLSTCNRMEIYVVALSQHRGVKEVTEWMSKVSGVSVSEISRHQFLLYNKDATKHLFEVSAGLDSLVLGEGQILSQVKHVVKVGQGVPGFDRKISGLFKHAIIVGKRVRTETKISSGSVSVSSAAVELAQMKIPESCYDSVKVLVVGAGKMGKLVIKHLVAKGCTKMVVVNRTEDKVSAIREECKNIDIIYRPFSELISSASESDVIFTCTASETPLFLKEQVKNLPLLSSQRMFIDISVPRNVESCVSDLETACVYNVDDLKEVVEANKEDRARKALEAQSIISQEVQEFESWKDSLETVPTLKKLRAYAERIRDSEFEKCMEKMGDLTKKQKGAVYGLSKGIVNKLLEGPMQHLRSDENEGRCLDEILENMHALNRIFGLETEISILEEKIRSKMEKAKN